A window of the Marinifilum sp. JC120 genome harbors these coding sequences:
- a CDS encoding GGDEF domain-containing protein yields MDKLNFMGGFKDPTLEESFQKEKWPSVRFRLLFLYFVTVVTYFAGGYSDYIDLGLGSEFHTILLGRIGACLLGSAAFCLLLVDKNRLRMQYAFMSLCMFSVLGAESLELVIKSSDIGSLSVPTAVFIVLAYYVLLSPRILPPFIAAVSGSILYLFTLSTIVPVHSGTFMNSLSYFFLANMFGIFFLYTFGRSLRREYAAMEDLKKLVEFDELTGVCSRRKVLEAGNCLFRSARRFESKLAVLMVDIDHFKKVNDDYGHCVGDEVLKEAARRCGNALREVDHFGRLGGEEFLIILPHSSLHDGINIAERLRVRVREKMFNVDEAYLPISVSIGVAELKDHDDFKSLIQDADEQLYRAKKCGRNQVCPAMFGVVKQIQPTEAYVE; encoded by the coding sequence GTGGATAAATTAAATTTTATGGGTGGATTTAAAGATCCTACCCTTGAAGAGTCGTTTCAAAAAGAGAAATGGCCTTCAGTCAGGTTTAGACTTCTTTTTCTTTATTTCGTCACTGTAGTTACATATTTTGCAGGTGGATACAGCGATTACATTGATCTTGGTCTTGGCTCTGAATTCCATACCATTTTACTGGGAAGAATTGGCGCGTGCCTGCTCGGCAGCGCGGCTTTTTGTTTGCTTCTGGTCGATAAAAACAGGCTCAGGATGCAGTATGCGTTCATGTCTTTGTGTATGTTTTCTGTTTTGGGGGCGGAATCGCTGGAGTTGGTCATAAAGTCTTCAGATATCGGTTCTCTCAGTGTGCCCACCGCAGTTTTTATTGTTCTCGCCTACTATGTGCTTTTGTCACCACGTATTCTTCCGCCTTTTATCGCTGCTGTTTCCGGGTCAATTCTTTATCTTTTTACTTTGTCGACAATTGTTCCTGTTCATTCTGGAACATTTATGAATTCATTGAGTTACTTTTTTCTTGCCAATATGTTCGGAATCTTTTTCCTCTATACTTTCGGCAGGTCGTTGCGCCGGGAGTATGCGGCCATGGAAGACCTGAAAAAACTGGTGGAATTTGATGAACTCACCGGGGTGTGCAGCCGGCGCAAGGTTCTTGAAGCCGGGAATTGTCTTTTTAGGTCTGCACGCCGTTTTGAGAGTAAGTTGGCTGTATTAATGGTGGATATTGATCATTTTAAGAAGGTCAACGATGATTATGGTCATTGTGTCGGTGATGAGGTTCTCAAGGAAGCAGCCAGAAGGTGCGGCAATGCTCTGCGGGAAGTAGATCATTTCGGGCGTTTGGGTGGCGAGGAATTTTTGATAATCCTGCCCCATTCAAGTTTGCATGACGGGATCAATATTGCTGAGCGGCTGAGAGTAAGGGTCAGAGAGAAAATGTTTAATGTTGATGAAGCCTATCTGCCTATTTCTGTCAGCATAGGCGTTGCTGAATTGAAGGATCATGATGATTTCAAGTCCCTGATTCAGGATGCAGACGAGCAACTCTACCGGGCTAAGAAGTGTGGTCGAAATCAAGTCTGTCCGGCAATGTTCGGGGTTGTTAAGCAGATTCAACCGACCGAAGCTTATGTAGAATAA
- the ettA gene encoding energy-dependent translational throttle protein EttA yields MSNEPDKIIYSMVRVSKFYDKKPILKDISLSYFYGAKIGVLGLNGSGKSSLLKVLAGVDDSFEGETHISPGYTIGYLEQEPLVDETRTVREVVEEGAANVVALVNEFNEINAQFAEPMEPEEMDALLERQAKVQEEMDNCGAWDLDSRLEMAMDALRCPPGDTPVSVISGGEKRRVALCRLLLQEPDILLLDEPTNHLDAESVSWLERHLQNYAGTIIAVTHDRYFLDNVAGWILELDRGRGIPWKGNYSSWLEQKEKRLANEAKSDDKRRKTLARELEWIRMSPKGRRSKSKARISAYESLANQQSDEYSRELELYIPPGPRLGKQVIELKGVRKQAGDKLLLEDTSFIIPAGAIVGIIGPNGAGKTTMFKMISGQENPDEGEVIVGETVQVTHVDQHRDALDPEKSVYEVISGGNEFVKLGDREINARAYVGKFNLTGSEQQKKCKVLSGGERNRVHLALMLQEGGNVLLLDEPTNDLDVNTMRALEEGLNNFGGCVLVISHDRWFLDRIATHILAFEGDSSAYWYEGSYSEYEEDRKKRLGKDADQPHRIKYRKLTR; encoded by the coding sequence ATGAGCAACGAACCTGATAAGATCATATATTCCATGGTCCGGGTAAGTAAGTTTTACGACAAGAAACCCATTCTTAAAGATATCTCCCTTTCATATTTCTATGGAGCAAAAATCGGCGTGCTGGGCCTGAACGGCTCCGGTAAAAGTTCGCTTCTGAAAGTTCTGGCCGGTGTGGATGATAGCTTTGAAGGTGAAACCCACATTTCCCCCGGCTACACCATCGGCTACCTTGAGCAGGAGCCGCTGGTTGATGAAACCCGCACTGTCCGTGAAGTGGTTGAAGAAGGTGCAGCAAACGTAGTTGCTCTCGTTAATGAATTCAACGAGATCAACGCCCAGTTTGCCGAGCCTATGGAACCGGAAGAAATGGACGCGCTGCTTGAACGTCAGGCCAAAGTTCAGGAAGAAATGGACAATTGCGGGGCATGGGATCTCGATTCCCGACTTGAAATGGCCATGGACGCCCTGCGCTGCCCTCCCGGAGACACTCCTGTTTCCGTCATATCCGGTGGTGAAAAACGCCGCGTGGCCCTTTGCCGCCTGCTGCTTCAGGAACCGGACATCCTGCTTCTTGATGAACCCACCAACCACCTTGACGCGGAATCCGTATCATGGCTGGAAAGACATCTCCAGAACTACGCCGGAACCATTATCGCCGTAACCCATGACCGCTACTTCCTCGACAACGTAGCCGGATGGATTCTGGAACTGGACCGCGGCCGGGGCATCCCCTGGAAAGGCAACTATTCTTCCTGGCTAGAACAGAAAGAAAAACGTCTGGCCAACGAAGCCAAATCCGATGATAAAAGGCGCAAGACCCTTGCCCGCGAACTGGAATGGATCCGTATGTCCCCCAAGGGCAGACGCTCCAAAAGCAAAGCCCGTATCAGCGCGTACGAATCCCTTGCCAACCAGCAGAGCGATGAATACTCACGCGAGTTGGAGCTCTACATTCCGCCGGGACCACGCCTCGGTAAACAGGTTATTGAACTGAAAGGTGTGCGCAAACAGGCCGGGGACAAGCTGCTTCTTGAAGATACCAGCTTCATAATCCCCGCCGGAGCCATCGTCGGTATTATCGGCCCCAACGGTGCAGGTAAAACCACCATGTTCAAAATGATCAGCGGACAGGAAAATCCCGACGAAGGTGAAGTCATTGTGGGTGAAACCGTTCAGGTAACCCATGTTGACCAGCACCGCGACGCTCTTGATCCTGAAAAATCCGTGTATGAAGTCATTTCCGGCGGCAATGAATTCGTCAAACTGGGCGACCGCGAAATCAATGCGCGTGCTTACGTAGGCAAGTTCAATCTGACCGGTTCTGAACAACAGAAAAAATGCAAGGTTCTTTCCGGTGGTGAGCGCAACAGAGTACATCTCGCACTCATGCTTCAGGAAGGCGGCAACGTGCTGCTTCTTGATGAACCGACCAACGATCTTGACGTAAACACCATGCGTGCGCTGGAGGAAGGCCTCAACAACTTCGGCGGCTGCGTACTGGTTATTTCGCATGACCGCTGGTTCCTCGACCGCATTGCCACCCACATCCTTGCCTTTGAAGGCGACTCTTCAGCTTATTGGTACGAAGGTTCATATTCTGAGTACGAAGAAGACCGCAAAAAGAGACTGGGCAAAGACGCTGACCAGCCTCACCGCATCAAATACAGAAAACTCACCAGATAA